A section of the Jaculus jaculus isolate mJacJac1 chromosome 6, mJacJac1.mat.Y.cur, whole genome shotgun sequence genome encodes:
- the Krcc1 gene encoding lysine-rich coiled-coil protein 1 — protein MKHSNKSCDSFQDELENYIKAQKARGLEPETSFRRMREDYLRNGRYREEADSRPRYRMFDPGFSSGTIQTHPRSCSISQTVQNRFPAHNSKLSLDTLGYCQFSRDYFSEKTVPLNFSQQEYNCGSYSLEFGVHKHLCSGYSTSDSHASHKHMHPKRKRHLGEDRERTEKERPKHERKRSSEEVDLNKQKSIQRKKPKGETETEPVSTEKLKTRKERKTRDEASKREDRKRRKEKKEQGEERTEEEMLWDQSILGF, from the coding sequence ATGAAGCATTCAAACAAGTCCTGTGACTCTTTTCAAGATGAACTTGAAAATTACATTAAAGCACAGAAAGCCAGAGGCCTAGAGCCAGAGACTTCTTTCAGAAGGATGAGAGAGGACTATTTAAGAAATGGTAGGTACAGAGAAGAGGCTGATTCCAGACCCAGGTACAGAATGTTTGACCCAGGATTTTCATCTGGAACCATCCAGACCCATCCAAGATCATGCAGTATTTCACAAACCGTACAGAACCGGTTCCCAGCTCACAACAGCAAGCTATCACTAGACACTCTGGGTTACTGTCAGTTTAGCAGGGACTATTTCTCAGAAAAAACAGTGCCCCTGAACTTTAGTCAGCAAGAATACAATTGTGGCTCATACAGCCTAGAGTTTGGAGTTCACAAACACCTCTGCTCAGGTTACAGCACCAGCGACTCTCATGCCAGTCATAAACATATGCATCCAAAGAGGAAAAGGCACCtaggagaagacagagaaagaactgaGAAAGAGCGGCCCAagcatgagagaaaaagaagttctGAGGAAGtggatttaaacaaacaaaagagcatccaaagaaagaaaccgaagggagaaacagaaactgAACCAGTCAGTACAGAAAAGCTTAAGACtcgaaaagagagaaaaacccgAGATGAAGCCTCTAAGAGAGAGGACCGCAAGCGcagaaaggagaagaaggaacaggGCGAAGAAAGGACGGAGGAAGAAATGCTCTGGGACCAGTCTATCCTTGGATTTTGA